The following coding sequences are from one Alkalinema sp. FACHB-956 window:
- a CDS encoding GTP-binding protein, with the protein MQHPENHPTGKHQTLPSIIDLPKRGMPVTVITGFLGSGKTTLLNHILNNRNDLKVAVLVNEFGDIDIDTQLLVSIDEDMVQLSNGCICCTINDGLVDAVYRVLERDDRVDYLVIETTGVADPLPIVMTFLGTELRDLVRLDSILTLVDAETFTPDHFDSEAAIHQILYGDIVLLNKTDLAPPQQVEALETYIHTIKDGARIIRCQHGEVPLPLLLDVGYNNPNAYAELLGEGNSVDRSAQAHEHHEHHGQHEQDHSDHHAHHAHNHSHDHSHDHSHGHNHDHSHGHSHSHDHGHDHDHQAHPISHHLANDGFVAVSYTSDRPFELTKFQAFLDHLPQTIFRGKGILWFAESQLRHIFQLSGKRCSLEVDEWKTQRCNQIVLIGRDLDTEGIRKALADCQVTTVPTVPLSGVTS; encoded by the coding sequence ATGCAACACCCGGAAAATCATCCAACTGGTAAACATCAAACCCTGCCATCCATTATCGATTTGCCGAAGCGAGGAATGCCCGTCACGGTGATTACGGGCTTTCTGGGCAGCGGAAAAACCACGTTGCTCAATCACATTTTGAATAACCGCAATGACTTGAAAGTGGCGGTGTTGGTCAATGAGTTTGGCGATATTGATATCGACACCCAACTCCTCGTCTCGATCGACGAAGACATGGTGCAACTGAGTAATGGTTGCATTTGTTGCACGATTAATGATGGCTTGGTGGATGCGGTGTATCGGGTGTTGGAACGGGACGATCGGGTGGATTACCTCGTGATTGAAACGACGGGGGTGGCTGATCCTCTACCGATCGTCATGACGTTCCTTGGGACGGAATTGCGGGATTTGGTTCGTTTAGATTCCATCCTGACCCTAGTGGATGCAGAAACCTTTACGCCGGATCACTTTGACAGCGAGGCCGCCATTCACCAAATCCTCTACGGCGATATTGTGCTTCTGAATAAAACGGACTTAGCCCCCCCGCAACAAGTAGAAGCCCTAGAAACCTACATTCATACGATCAAAGACGGTGCACGAATCATCCGCTGTCAGCATGGGGAGGTTCCCTTACCGTTACTTCTAGATGTGGGCTATAACAACCCCAATGCCTACGCAGAACTGTTGGGAGAAGGAAATTCCGTCGATCGCTCAGCCCAAGCGCACGAGCATCACGAGCATCATGGTCAGCACGAGCAGGATCACTCTGATCACCATGCTCACCATGCTCATAACCATAGTCACGATCACAGTCACGATCACAGCCACGGTCATAACCACGATCACAGCCACGGTCATAGCCACAGCCACGATCACGGCCACGATCATGATCATCAAGCCCATCCTATTTCTCATCATTTAGCAAATGATGGCTTTGTAGCGGTTTCCTACACTAGCGATCGGCCCTTTGAGTTGACTAAGTTTCAAGCATTTCTGGATCACTTGCCGCAGACGATTTTTCGAGGCAAAGGGATTCTGTGGTTTGCGGAAAGCCAATTAAGACACATTTTTCAACTCAGTGGAAAACGGTGTAGCCTAGAGGTCGATGAATGGAAAACTCAACGCTGCAACCAAATTGTATTAATCGGGCGGGATTTGGATACGGAAGGTATTCGAAAAGCCCTGGCCGATTGCCAAGTTACGACGGTCCCCACAGTTCCCCTCAGTGGCGTGACTTCCTAA
- the folE gene encoding GTP cyclohydrolase I FolE translates to MNYPSMTESSIERSLVEPTADSTIAALKTQAHPPVSDAEMMQAVRTLLIGLGEDPDREGLRDTPKRVVKALQFLTQGYHQSLDELLNGAVFHENTNEMVLVRDIDLFSSCEHHILPIIGRVHVAYIPNGKVIGLSKIARICEMYARRLQVQERLTAQIADALQGLLKPQGVAVVVEATHMCMAMRGVQKPGSWTATSAMKGVFAEDPKTRQEFMSLIQHRPAFH, encoded by the coding sequence ATGAATTATCCTTCCATGACCGAATCGTCGATCGAACGTAGCCTGGTTGAACCCACGGCAGATAGCACGATCGCAGCCCTGAAGACCCAAGCCCACCCTCCCGTTTCCGATGCAGAAATGATGCAGGCTGTGCGAACTTTGCTGATTGGACTGGGGGAAGATCCCGATCGGGAAGGACTGCGCGACACGCCCAAACGAGTGGTCAAAGCGTTGCAATTCCTCACCCAGGGCTATCACCAATCCCTCGATGAATTACTCAATGGGGCTGTTTTCCACGAAAATACCAATGAAATGGTGCTCGTGCGAGATATTGACCTATTTAGCTCCTGTGAACACCATATTTTGCCCATTATTGGGCGCGTTCATGTTGCCTACATTCCCAATGGGAAGGTGATTGGGCTGTCGAAAATTGCCCGCATTTGTGAAATGTACGCCCGACGCCTTCAGGTGCAAGAACGACTGACCGCACAGATTGCTGATGCGTTGCAGGGCTTGCTCAAGCCGCAGGGGGTGGCTGTGGTGGTTGAAGCCACGCATATGTGCATGGCCATGCGCGGGGTGCAAAAGCCCGGTTCCTGGACCGCAACCAGCGCCATGAAAGGCGTCTTTGCAGAGGATCCCAAAACTCGCCAGGAATTTATGAGCCTGATTCAACATCGGCCTGCTTTTCATTAA
- a CDS encoding metallophosphatase — protein MTMWAILSGIEGNLAAYEAVLADLKRQRSPIDALYILGDVISPVADNTAIMQRLCYPRSGELEPQVCQGWWEEQLLTLHGLGRSAEPTELIDRYGLSVVKQLWDGSSRSLVDWIKSLDFGLFELDCLLVHGSSISVSDELTPDTDAIFMLDRLLRMDANYLFCGRSGLAFEYAIHRGSVVSEMTTLTPVPELVPAPVPAPVSAHLADPRSEPLTEAETVTLRPRKIIGVGNVGRVPGQATYTLYQPYAGNLEFRTVRYGTAKGFSQSRSQSRS, from the coding sequence GTGACTATGTGGGCGATTTTGAGTGGTATTGAGGGAAATCTGGCCGCCTATGAAGCGGTTTTGGCTGATCTAAAACGCCAACGATCGCCCATTGACGCTCTCTATATCCTGGGGGATGTGATTTCGCCCGTTGCGGATAACACCGCCATCATGCAACGGCTGTGCTATCCACGATCGGGAGAACTCGAACCCCAGGTTTGCCAGGGCTGGTGGGAGGAGCAGTTACTGACTTTGCACGGGCTAGGACGATCGGCAGAACCCACAGAACTGATCGATCGGTATGGCCTGTCCGTTGTGAAACAACTCTGGGATGGCAGTTCACGATCGTTGGTTGATTGGATCAAGTCCTTAGATTTTGGCTTGTTTGAACTCGATTGTTTGTTGGTTCACGGTAGCAGCATTAGTGTCAGTGATGAATTAACGCCGGATACCGATGCAATTTTCATGCTCGATCGCTTGTTGAGGATGGATGCGAATTATTTATTTTGCGGTCGATCGGGTTTGGCGTTTGAATATGCCATTCACCGGGGTAGTGTGGTTTCTGAAATGACCACCCTCACGCCAGTCCCAGAACTAGTTCCAGCACCAGTTCCAGCACCAGTTTCAGCCCATCTAGCAGACCCACGATCGGAGCCGTTAACTGAGGCTGAAACCGTGACATTACGACCTCGAAAAATTATTGGGGTTGGCAATGTGGGACGGGTACCCGGACAGGCGACCTATACGCTCTATCAACCCTATGCGGGCAATCTTGAATTTCGGACAGTCCGTTATGGCACTGCCAAAGGATTCTCGCAAAGTCGATCGCAGTCGCGATCGTAG
- a CDS encoding C39 family peptidase translates to MKTILRTVTTTTFKKKPIQSSELPEDLKAKVEANQEFELASFTIERDHLRCTFATPFKDSVQWYVFSKHVEIRNDSQLSFPAVLPTSVKLDIPYKSQRDNVLNPDGSCNVTSIAMCLRFLGAQRKSTVGQFEDELYDYAERNRLSRHSPYDLARIVEAYGYRDDFRPDATIEQVKAWLASGKPAVIHGYFTDFGHIVVLAGYDEYGFIAHDPYGEWYSWGYDSNDAWEFDTKGKFVHYSYDLIKRLCIPDGNFWVHFISKP, encoded by the coding sequence ATGAAAACCATTCTCCGCACCGTCACTACTACCACGTTTAAAAAGAAACCCATCCAATCCTCCGAACTGCCTGAGGATCTCAAAGCCAAGGTCGAAGCCAACCAAGAATTCGAATTGGCCTCCTTCACGATCGAGCGGGATCACCTGCGCTGCACCTTCGCAACTCCCTTTAAAGACAGCGTGCAGTGGTATGTCTTTAGCAAGCATGTCGAGATCCGCAACGACAGCCAACTCTCCTTCCCAGCGGTGCTCCCCACCAGCGTCAAACTCGACATTCCCTACAAATCCCAGCGGGATAACGTACTGAACCCCGATGGATCCTGTAATGTCACATCCATTGCCATGTGTCTGCGGTTCCTGGGTGCCCAGCGCAAGAGCACCGTTGGCCAGTTTGAGGATGAACTGTACGACTATGCCGAACGCAATCGCCTCAGTCGCCACAGTCCCTACGATCTAGCACGGATTGTGGAAGCCTACGGTTACCGCGATGACTTCCGCCCCGATGCCACGATCGAACAGGTCAAGGCTTGGCTCGCCAGCGGCAAACCTGCCGTTATCCATGGCTACTTTACCGACTTCGGGCACATCGTCGTCTTAGCGGGCTACGACGAATACGGCTTTATCGCCCACGATCCCTATGGGGAATGGTATTCCTGGGGCTACGATTCCAACGATGCCTGGGAATTCGACACCAAGGGGAAATTTGTCCACTATTCCTACGATCTCATTAAACGACTCTGCATCCCCGACGGTAACTTCTGGGTGCACTTTATCTCTAAGCCCTAA
- the argS gene encoding arginine--tRNA ligase, with protein sequence MNAVAQLQTRLQQALVAAFGPEFADTDPLLAATNNPKFGDYQANVAMSLAKKLGKQPRQVAQEVIDRLEVAEWFETPEIAGPGFINLRFKTDYLQASLQAMQADDRLGIAPTQTPQRMIVDFSSPNIAKEMHVGHLRSTIIGDCIARILEFQGHDVLRLNHVGDWGTQFGMLITYLREVAPAALTQADAIDLGDLVAFYKKAKARFDEDEAFQQAAREEVVKLQSGAEDTLRAWKLLCDQSRREFQVIYDLLDIQLEERGESFYNPYLPAVVADLKTTGLLVEDQGAQCVFTEGFTNKEGQPLPLIIQKSDGGFNYATTDLAAIRYRIGTDGAQRIIYVTDAGQSNHFAQVFQVARRAGWIPETVEVVHVPFGLVQGEDGKRLKTRSGDTVRLRDLLDEAVERFRANLDTKIAEEEGREETAEFKAQVSQGVGISAVKYADLSQNRTSNYIFSYDKMLADKGNTAPYMLYAYARVQSISRKGNIDFSSLTAQLQLQEESELILAKHLLQLESVIAQVGEDLYPNRLCQYLFELSQKFNTFYDACPVLKAEEALKTSRLVLCDLTARSLKLGLSLLGIPVLERM encoded by the coding sequence ATGAACGCCGTCGCCCAGTTGCAAACCCGTCTTCAACAAGCCCTCGTTGCTGCGTTTGGGCCAGAATTTGCGGACACCGATCCCCTGTTGGCCGCGACGAATAATCCGAAGTTTGGGGATTATCAGGCCAATGTGGCGATGTCCTTGGCGAAAAAGTTAGGGAAACAACCGCGCCAAGTGGCCCAGGAAGTCATCGATCGCTTAGAGGTGGCGGAGTGGTTTGAAACGCCGGAAATTGCGGGGCCAGGGTTTATTAACCTGCGGTTTAAGACGGACTATTTGCAAGCCAGTTTGCAGGCGATGCAGGCGGACGATCGCTTGGGCATTGCCCCCACCCAGACGCCCCAACGGATGATTGTGGATTTTTCCAGCCCGAATATTGCTAAGGAAATGCACGTTGGGCACCTGCGATCGACGATTATTGGGGATTGCATTGCACGGATTTTGGAGTTCCAGGGTCATGATGTGCTGCGGCTGAACCATGTGGGGGATTGGGGGACGCAGTTTGGCATGTTGATCACCTACCTGCGGGAAGTGGCTCCGGCGGCACTGACCCAAGCGGACGCGATCGACCTGGGGGATTTGGTGGCGTTCTACAAAAAAGCCAAGGCACGGTTTGATGAGGATGAAGCGTTCCAACAGGCGGCGCGGGAGGAAGTGGTCAAGCTGCAATCTGGGGCGGAGGACACGCTGCGGGCTTGGAAGCTGCTGTGCGATCAGTCCCGCCGGGAGTTTCAGGTGATCTATGACCTGCTAGATATTCAACTGGAAGAGCGGGGCGAATCTTTTTACAATCCCTATTTGCCTGCGGTGGTAGCAGATTTGAAAACGACGGGGTTATTGGTTGAGGATCAGGGCGCGCAATGCGTTTTCACGGAAGGATTTACGAATAAGGAAGGGCAGCCGTTACCGCTAATTATTCAGAAATCCGATGGTGGATTTAACTATGCGACAACGGATTTGGCAGCGATTCGCTATCGCATTGGCACAGACGGAGCCCAACGGATTATTTACGTGACGGATGCCGGACAGAGTAATCACTTTGCCCAGGTGTTTCAAGTGGCGAGGAGAGCGGGTTGGATTCCGGAGACGGTAGAAGTGGTGCATGTGCCCTTTGGCCTAGTGCAGGGGGAAGATGGCAAGCGCTTGAAGACCAGATCGGGGGATACGGTGCGGCTGCGGGATCTGCTGGATGAGGCGGTGGAGCGGTTCCGGGCGAATTTGGATACGAAGATTGCGGAGGAGGAAGGCCGCGAGGAGACGGCGGAATTTAAGGCGCAGGTGTCCCAAGGGGTGGGAATCAGTGCGGTGAAGTATGCGGATTTGAGCCAGAACCGCACGAGCAATTACATCTTTAGCTATGACAAGATGCTGGCGGATAAGGGCAATACGGCTCCCTATATGCTGTATGCCTATGCGCGGGTGCAGAGCATTAGCCGTAAGGGAAATATTGATTTCTCATCATTAACGGCGCAGTTACAATTGCAGGAGGAGTCGGAGTTGATTCTGGCGAAGCATTTGTTGCAGTTGGAGTCAGTGATTGCGCAGGTGGGTGAGGATCTGTATCCCAACCGTTTGTGTCAGTATTTGTTTGAGCTGAGTCAGAAGTTTAATACGTTCTATGATGCTTGTCCGGTGTTGAAGGCGGAGGAAGCGTTGAAGACTTCGCGGTTGGTGTTGTGTGATTTGACTGCCCGATCGCTCAAGTTAGGGTTGTCGCTGTTGGGTATTCCAGTGTTGGAGCGGATGTAG
- a CDS encoding CHAT domain-containing protein, with amino-acid sequence MDNQEAHQQAVLSFKQAIALQPDFPEAWNNLGNSLVNIGICEDAIAAFDTAIQLKPDYFEAWVNRGNAFYFFNRYEEAIDNYDKALQHNPSASETWSNRGGALTNLGRYEEAISSYDQALQYKPENAQDWYYRGFALNGLGRYEDAIVSYDQAVHYKPDDFLAWSNRGIALSNLGRCEEAISSYDRALHLNAQLSWVWSSRAAALNNTGRYQEALESAERYISLQPEEAHGWYVKGYALDKLGHYQDAVNSYEQALQRNPSDPLAWRDRGSSLANLKHFEEAISSFDRALQHKPDDPDILTRRGAGLMLLKCYEEAIAAFDHALQYQPDNTGTWYVRGIALDELKRYEEAIASYDEVLQRTPELSTVWISRGVSLNNCGRYQEAIESAEKSITLQPEDAHGWYVKGYALKRLERYQDAITIYDQALQCKPDAPDYWKEYGYILLELNRHEEAIASFDKSLHYNPEQPQTWVNRGTTLLNLERYEEAIASFDQALQYQPDNPEVWGEVGAILAQLGRYEEALVKLDQALQYQPDLALAWTNRGAALAQLERYKEAIDSCDQALQYKPDDAMALNNRGLALIKLERYEEALADLDQALQYQPDHALAWNNRGLALLSLERYEEVISNFDQALQYQPESAQVWGDRGFALHSLGLSEEAIASFDRALHYKPNDSQDWSNRGAALVRLERYEEAIASYDRALHCKPDSANAWCGRSAALTGLQCYEEAIANCDQALQHEPNFSSAWSNRGVVLVRLGRYEEALTNYDQALQCKPDDYEAWSNRSAALAELERYEEAVISCDQALRYRPDHPTTWRNRGVVLAELGRYEEALVSFDQALHYEPDNASAWTGRGGVMGALERYEEAVSSYDQALTLDPDFSSAWNNRGAALNNLGRFQEALESTERGIALQPESAEGWRIKGFALDGLTHYEEAIASYDRALHYEPDNAAAWTGRGGVLADLGRYEEAIEHHDQALQYEPDLLVAWGGRGAVLISLGRNEEAIADFDRALQLNPNMSIALHGRGFALANLGRYEEAIANYDRALSLRPNFTDAWISRGFAAFNSALNPMNEGWSNPTLVTASLPPKLQNPDLDLRGYEGCLASIQEGFKHSPEGSEAWGQLHRALGEAHRLWGNRQESSFPFWRKALACYNKALDIFTADTFPQAQLEVLALLIRTHRALQEKDEIVDALARQGTELLKRILRESSSDAQKQRLGLQFASFGQATVDLLVQQGELIQALETAEKDKNWLMTWLLHWQNPDDIPTASYEAMRQLLRPHTAMVYWHLSPDALTTFVLRWDRLHPTVISRTTSNSQAELQQVSQLETWLKTWNQTYQNHINKSKNTDPHEKSDWFNTLPDLLDQLAEILQIDQIKTHLPPNLTHLTLIPHRDIHRLPLHSFFPAYPTTTLPSLQIGHSLRPSALPLKSSESNSSGLTITAPIHQDLSPLYHAQAETHLINQLLAKTYSVESIDARKATQAAVSHALAQPHQIFHFNGHAAYNFADPKSSALALAATDKLTVQNLLQVPLNSYSLVTLASCETALSGNQTITSEYVGITSAFLAQGVPDILSTLWTVESAASMVFMAEFYSHLHLGPAAAYHHTRQTLRCLTVTQLKTRYDNWLSLDLPSQVREFLEEERNELDRIEPDECRYRHPYYWAAFTLTGLGG; translated from the coding sequence ATGGATAACCAAGAAGCTCACCAGCAAGCTGTGTTGAGCTTTAAACAGGCGATCGCGCTCCAACCTGATTTCCCGGAAGCTTGGAATAACTTGGGCAATTCCTTGGTGAATATAGGCATCTGTGAGGATGCAATCGCTGCCTTTGACACGGCTATTCAACTGAAACCTGACTATTTTGAAGCCTGGGTAAACCGGGGTAATGCATTCTACTTCTTCAACCGTTATGAAGAGGCTATCGATAACTATGACAAAGCCTTGCAGCATAACCCTAGTGCCTCTGAAACTTGGAGCAATCGAGGTGGAGCGCTAACTAACTTAGGGCGCTACGAGGAGGCGATCTCTAGCTATGACCAAGCACTGCAATACAAACCTGAGAATGCACAAGATTGGTATTATCGTGGCTTTGCACTAAATGGCTTAGGCCGCTATGAGGACGCGATCGTCAGTTACGATCAGGCAGTTCACTACAAACCTGATGATTTTTTGGCTTGGAGCAATCGTGGTATTGCACTTTCTAACTTAGGGCGCTGTGAAGAGGCGATCTCCAGTTACGATCGAGCATTGCATCTCAATGCCCAATTATCCTGGGTGTGGAGTAGTCGGGCAGCAGCACTCAATAACACTGGACGGTATCAAGAAGCACTTGAATCTGCGGAAAGGTACATCTCCCTACAGCCTGAAGAGGCCCACGGATGGTATGTTAAAGGCTATGCATTGGATAAATTGGGGCATTACCAAGATGCCGTTAACAGTTACGAACAAGCGTTGCAACGTAATCCTAGCGATCCTCTGGCTTGGCGCGATCGAGGCTCATCGCTCGCCAACTTAAAACACTTTGAGGAAGCGATCTCGAGTTTTGACCGAGCGTTGCAGCATAAACCAGATGATCCTGATATTTTGACTCGTCGAGGTGCAGGATTGATGTTACTGAAATGCTATGAAGAGGCAATCGCTGCCTTTGATCATGCATTGCAGTATCAACCAGATAATACTGGAACTTGGTATGTTCGTGGTATTGCATTAGACGAATTAAAGCGCTATGAGGAGGCGATCGCTAGTTACGATGAAGTGTTGCAACGCACCCCCGAATTATCTACAGTTTGGATTAGTCGGGGAGTGAGTCTAAATAATTGTGGACGGTATCAAGAAGCGATTGAATCTGCCGAAAAATCTATTACACTCCAACCTGAAGACGCCCATGGCTGGTATGTTAAAGGTTATGCACTGAAGAGACTAGAGCGTTATCAGGATGCGATTACTATCTACGATCAAGCACTTCAATGTAAACCTGATGCCCCTGATTATTGGAAAGAGTATGGTTATATATTGCTCGAGTTAAATCGTCATGAAGAGGCGATCGCTAGCTTTGATAAATCCTTACACTACAACCCTGAGCAACCTCAAACTTGGGTTAACCGAGGGACTACACTGCTTAACCTAGAGCGATATGAAGAGGCGATCGCTAGTTTCGACCAGGCATTGCAGTATCAACCGGACAACCCTGAAGTGTGGGGAGAGGTTGGTGCGATACTTGCTCAATTAGGGCGCTATGAAGAGGCTCTAGTGAAATTGGATCAAGCATTACAATATCAGCCTGACCTTGCCCTTGCTTGGACAAATCGGGGCGCTGCTCTAGCCCAGCTAGAGCGTTATAAAGAGGCGATCGATAGTTGTGACCAAGCATTGCAGTACAAACCTGACGATGCGATGGCTTTAAATAATCGGGGATTGGCTCTGATTAAGTTGGAACGATATGAAGAGGCTCTCGCAGATTTAGATCAAGCATTGCAGTATCAGCCAGACCACGCCCTTGCCTGGAACAATCGCGGGCTAGCACTCCTCAGTTTAGAGCGCTACGAAGAGGTAATCTCGAATTTTGATCAGGCATTACAGTATCAGCCGGAATCTGCCCAAGTTTGGGGTGATCGAGGGTTTGCCTTGCATAGCTTAGGACTCAGCGAGGAAGCAATTGCTAGCTTTGATCGGGCATTGCACTATAAGCCTAACGATTCTCAAGATTGGAGTAATCGTGGAGCTGCACTGGTTAGGTTAGAACGTTATGAAGAGGCGATCGCTAGTTACGATCGAGCATTGCACTGTAAGCCGGACTCTGCCAACGCTTGGTGTGGTCGTAGTGCAGCACTAACTGGATTGCAATGCTATGAGGAAGCGATCGCCAATTGTGACCAAGCCTTGCAGCATGAACCTAACTTCTCCTCAGCCTGGAGCAACCGAGGAGTTGTCCTTGTTAGGTTAGGACGCTATGAAGAAGCACTTACCAACTATGATCAGGCATTGCAGTGTAAACCGGACGATTATGAAGCTTGGAGTAATCGTAGTGCTGCATTAGCTGAGTTAGAACGCTATGAAGAGGCGGTCATCAGTTGCGATCAGGCATTGCGCTATCGACCGGATCATCCCACTACTTGGCGAAATCGCGGTGTTGTCTTGGCTGAATTGGGGCGCTACGAAGAGGCGTTGGTAAGCTTTGACCAGGCGTTGCACTACGAACCAGACAATGCCTCAGCCTGGACAGGTCGTGGCGGGGTAATGGGGGCATTGGAACGCTATGAGGAGGCAGTCTCAAGCTACGACCAGGCATTGACACTTGATCCTGATTTCTCCAGTGCTTGGAACAATCGAGGAGCAGCGTTAAACAACTTAGGACGGTTTCAAGAAGCCCTTGAGTCTACTGAACGGGGGATTGCGCTCCAGCCAGAATCAGCAGAAGGATGGCGTATCAAAGGTTTTGCCTTAGATGGGCTAACTCACTATGAAGAAGCCATTGCTAGTTATGACCGAGCATTGCACTACGAACCAGATAATGCTGCAGCCTGGACAGGTCGTGGTGGGGTGCTGGCAGACTTGGGGCGCTATGAGGAAGCCATTGAGCATCACGATCAGGCATTGCAGTATGAACCTGATCTCCTCGTAGCTTGGGGTGGTCGCGGTGCCGTTTTAATTAGTTTGGGGCGTAATGAGGAAGCGATCGCTGACTTCGATCGGGCATTACAACTCAACCCCAATATGTCTATAGCCTTACATGGTCGTGGGTTTGCCCTCGCCAATCTGGGGCGTTATGAAGAAGCAATTGCCAACTACGATCGAGCCTTAAGCCTCAGACCTAACTTCACTGATGCCTGGATTAGTCGCGGATTCGCCGCCTTCAATTCCGCCCTTAACCCCATGAACGAGGGTTGGAGCAATCCTACCTTGGTAACGGCATCCCTGCCCCCAAAACTCCAAAACCCCGATCTAGATTTGCGGGGCTATGAGGGCTGCCTAGCTTCCATCCAGGAGGGATTCAAGCACAGCCCAGAAGGCAGTGAAGCCTGGGGTCAATTACACCGAGCCTTAGGCGAAGCCCATCGACTCTGGGGCAATCGCCAGGAAAGTTCCTTCCCGTTTTGGCGAAAAGCGCTTGCCTGCTACAACAAGGCATTGGATATTTTCACAGCAGACACCTTTCCCCAGGCACAGCTAGAGGTTCTTGCTCTCCTAATTCGCACCCATCGTGCTCTCCAGGAAAAAGATGAGATTGTAGATGCACTGGCACGCCAGGGTACTGAACTCCTAAAACGAATCTTAAGGGAAAGCTCTTCTGATGCCCAAAAGCAAAGACTGGGCCTGCAATTTGCCAGCTTTGGGCAAGCCACGGTTGACCTATTGGTTCAGCAAGGAGAACTCATTCAAGCACTGGAAACTGCCGAAAAAGATAAAAACTGGCTGATGACTTGGTTACTGCACTGGCAAAACCCAGACGATATTCCCACTGCCAGCTACGAAGCCATGCGGCAATTGCTCCGCCCCCATACCGCCATGGTTTACTGGCACCTCAGTCCTGATGCCCTCACCACCTTCGTCTTACGCTGGGACAGATTACACCCCACCGTGATCAGCCGCACTACTAGCAATAGTCAAGCGGAGCTGCAACAGGTCAGTCAACTGGAAACCTGGCTCAAAACTTGGAACCAGACTTACCAAAATCACATCAACAAAAGCAAAAATACTGACCCTCACGAGAAATCTGACTGGTTCAATACCCTGCCCGATCTATTGGATCAACTCGCCGAAATTCTCCAAATTGATCAGATCAAAACCCATCTCCCCCCAAATCTCACCCACCTTACCCTCATTCCCCACCGCGACATCCATCGCCTGCCGCTGCACTCCTTCTTCCCAGCCTATCCAACCACCACCCTACCCAGCCTCCAAATCGGTCATAGCCTCCGTCCCTCAGCCTTGCCCCTCAAATCAAGTGAATCCAATAGTTCCGGACTCACCATTACCGCCCCCATCCACCAAGACCTATCTCCCCTCTACCATGCCCAAGCTGAAACTCACCTGATCAATCAACTCCTAGCAAAAACCTACTCCGTTGAATCGATCGACGCCCGTAAAGCAACCCAGGCGGCTGTCAGTCACGCCCTAGCTCAGCCCCACCAAATTTTTCACTTTAATGGCCACGCTGCCTACAACTTTGCAGACCCGAAAAGCTCTGCCCTAGCGCTTGCCGCAACAGATAAACTCACTGTTCAAAACCTGCTCCAAGTTCCCCTAAATAGCTATAGCCTAGTCACCCTTGCCAGTTGCGAAACCGCTCTCAGTGGCAATCAAACCATCACCAGTGAATACGTTGGCATCACCAGCGCCTTTCTTGCTCAGGGGGTTCCTGACATTCTCAGCACCCTCTGGACAGTAGAATCTGCCGCCAGCATGGTCTTCATGGCCGAATTTTACAGCCACCTCCATCTTGGCCCCGCTGCTGCCTATCACCACACACGTCAAACCCTAAGATGCCTCACCGTCACTCAACTGAAAACCCGCTACGATAACTGGCTCAGCCTCGACCTCCCTAGCCAAGTTCGGGAGTTTCTGGAAGAGGAGCGGAATGAGCTTGATAGAATAGAGCCAGATGAATGCCGCTATCGTCATCCTTACTACTGGGCCGCCTTTACGCTTACAGGACTCGGAGGCTAA
- the ruvA gene encoding Holliday junction branch migration protein RuvA, whose amino-acid sequence MLSYLKGKVVCTQKSQNNRVGLTIEVNGIGYDLQITTRHWQQLPAPGEVTQAFCHLSVREDQITLFGFANAAERDLFRQLISVSGIGPQLAMALLDTLSLQELVQAIVNGNTRLLSKTPGVGGKTAERIALELKTKLAEWRQSSGLSMQPGAGPVASIQEDVEMTLLALGYTEREITQALTAVGQSSTLSKTADGEEWIRLAIAWLSQ is encoded by the coding sequence ATGCTGAGTTATCTGAAGGGCAAAGTTGTCTGTACGCAAAAGAGTCAGAACAATCGGGTGGGTCTGACGATCGAGGTGAATGGGATTGGCTATGATTTGCAGATTACGACGCGCCATTGGCAGCAGTTGCCTGCACCGGGGGAGGTAACACAGGCGTTTTGTCATTTGAGTGTGCGGGAGGATCAGATTACGTTGTTTGGCTTTGCGAATGCGGCGGAGCGGGATTTGTTTCGGCAGTTGATTAGTGTGAGTGGGATTGGGCCGCAGTTGGCGATGGCGTTGTTGGATACGTTGAGTTTGCAGGAGTTGGTGCAGGCGATCGTGAATGGCAATACGCGGTTGTTGTCGAAGACGCCGGGGGTGGGGGGCAAGACGGCGGAACGGATTGCGCTGGAACTGAAGACGAAGCTGGCGGAGTGGCGACAGAGTTCTGGATTGTCGATGCAGCCGGGAGCGGGGCCGGTGGCGTCGATTCAGGAGGATGTGGAGATGACGCTGTTGGCGTTGGGCTATACGGAGCGGGAGATTACGCAGGCGCTGACGGCGGTGGGGCAGAGCAGTACGTTGTCTAAGACGGCGGATGGGGAGGAGTGGATTCGGTTGGCGATCGCGTGGTTGAGTCAGTGA